The sequence TCAGCGGCCCTGACCATTGCTAGGGCTAAAGGGCTATGTCTCCCAGCTGGCAGCTTTAGGAGAATCATCACCCTCCCATGTGGATCAGCCACTGCTGGGGGGCTTGGACCCAGAGTGGGTGAGGCAAGGATTCCAGGCAGTGCTGCCGCTGGGGATCCAGGCAGAAGAAGGGGTTAGCTGGGCTGTTAACACCATTAGCCTCCTATTCTCCATCAGCAGTGCTCTCCAGCCCGTCCTGCTTCACCAAAGGCCTTAATGACCTGCCACTAACGATTCTAAAGCTAGTGCCGCAGCAAGGGAGATTCCAGGCCTGGGGACCACTACTCAGTGCCCCATTGGCCAGGGCCCCAGAGGGGATGGTGACTCCATGGTGAGCCCAGCACCCCATTAGCCAGTACCATGGAGGAGACAGAGTCTTTAGGGTGAGTCTAGCACCTCACTGGCCAGTACCATGAATGGGATGGTTGCTCCCGGGTGAGCCCTTATCTATGGTGGGGGAagcagccctgctgctgtgctgtgTTTCCAGATGGAGGGTGCCCATCAGAGGCTCCATTACCTGCATTCCCAGTTTCTCAGCCCCTCTCCTTGCCTGGAATAACACTCACGGTGCAGCCAGCTCTTGCAAAGGGTTTATTTCAGGAGCGAGGGCCAGACACAGGCAGAGCTTGGGAAACAGTCACACAGATATGAAAACAAGACACAGTTGTCTCCAGGGGCCCGTCCTATCCCctgctctggggggaaggggtgggggctgctgaACCCTGAAATCTCTGGACAGTAGAAAGGCCAGGACAAGTTGCACCTTCTGGAGCACCCCTTGTCCCCAGGCTGGCCAGTGCCCTGGAGCTCAGTACACAGAGAATTTGACCTCCAGCCTCTCGCTGTTGGAGACGACGTAgtccccagctcctggaacaagaggagaggaaagggagggtAAGGGACGCAAATGGGGTCAGTGGCCCCTCAGCCCCAACCACCCACCTGCACACCAGCCCCTCCCTGGGTCCAACTGTCTTCTCCAGGTTCTCATCCCTGCTTTCTCTTGTGCCTCTCACACCCCTCTCTTGTGCCTCTCACCCCCCTGttcatccctctctccccccacagtcCCTCTCCCCTCACACTGCTCCCCACCCTGTCCCACCTTGGCTCAGCGGGATGCCATTGCTCAGGAGTTGCCAGTAGGTGCGCTGGTTGTTATcggcctgcagcccctgcacgGAGGTGATGTACGGGCCCCAGGAACTCTGCGTGTACGTGAAgctaaagagagacagagagagtcaTGCAGGAGGCCTGGTTACCACTGCCTCATAGCCTCTCCAACCCCCACTCCGCAGGGACATGCAACTGAGGACACAGTGAGACTGAACTCCCATgccattggggggcggggggaggaggaggaagggattgAGAAGCAGCCAAGCTGGCCCCTGCCTGAGCTCCAATCTCCCCATCCCAAGGAGACATTGTCCAGCTGAGTGATGCGGAGGAACCAGCCTtgatcccccttcccagcccctgagGGTTTAACCTGCCCCCATGCACAGTGGGGTAGCAGGGGCATGTCCCCCCTGTGATCCTAGGGACCcctctgtttttttaaatctctgttgcCCTAGGAGCCCCATGCTACCATCTAGCCTGCTCTCCGCTGCTGCTACTGCCACCAGCAATGGGTGCCGCATTGCCAGGCTGAGCAAGTACCTGAATTTGCTGGGGTCTTTATCCTGTGCGACCTCCATCACCTTGAAGAAGACGGAGCCCTGGGGCACGGTGACACTGATAGAGTTGTTGAATGTGTTGTTCAGACTATCGGCAACAGTGTAGGTGACACTGATGCTAGGTGGGCAGCTAGTGGGTGGGGCGGGCCTGGCGGTGGACAGGGGGAGATTATCTgtgtggggagaaagaggagagagggtgAAGAACTGCCACATATACTTTGGAGAGAGCGACTCTCTGACTGCAGGGACTCCAGTCCCATTAGAGTCAAGGGGAAAgaaagaggcagaagcaaagacAGAGAGGATCTAGGCAATGGCCCTCTGGGAAGGAGATTAGCTGGGACTGAACCCAGGGCCTTTGGATCTATGATGATGAAGGTCTGGTGATTGAGCTAAGGACAAGAGTCTTTAGATTGAGACTCATAAATCTCTAGGCCCTCCAGTCACTAGATGGAGACATAGAGCCACACTGGCTTAGCACGGGCTACACAGTAGAACTGAgcaggaatttttcaatgaacctttttttcactgaaaaatgctgaGTTGGTGTCCGAACTGTTCATGAAGCAGTGTTGAGTTGGTAGAAATTCCTGCATCGAAAAATGTTTGGCAGAAAGATTGCTGAACTGGAAAGTTTTGGTTTTTCAACCTGAAAAAACTTTTCACTGAGAAATTTTAGTAAATTTACAGAGAAAAAAAGCGGGTAAATTTGTAGTAGAAACATTTTGATGctatcaaaaggaaacattttgatggaTACAAATtgaaaaatttaatttttgtttgtttctttctttctttctttcttgaatcTTCAGTTTgcgaacatttttgagatttttttgccttttcagCCTCATTCAGGAtgggaaacatttttgaaatatcaaaaattctcatgggatgggaaaaccatccCCCCCCATCCCTTGCTACATGTGTTTCTGTCTGCCTCAGGTGCTTTAGATGGCCCAATTATCATCCTTAACAACACCCCGACGAGGCAGGACAGTGCTATTAAccacattgtacagatgggaaactgaggcacaaagacacAGGATACATCTATACagcaaaaaaatccaaacaacaaaaaaacccatgggagcaagtctcagagcctgagtccaCTGATCTGGGCTTGAGCtctggggctaaaaatagtagtgaagACATTAGGGCTCTGAGACCCAATCCCTCACCAGAtttcagaacccaggctccagcccaagcccaaatatctacactacTATTTCTAGCCTCCAGTGTGAGCCACACGAGCCCATGTCAGTTGACTCAAGCTCTAAATCTTTCTGCcagagggttgttgtttttttttttggctgtctagatgtacccttagtgacttgcccaaggctggctgagcagggagctgaacATGGGTCTTCTAAATGCCAGGTAAGAGCCCAACCACTAGGCCACCCTTCCAGTGCATGGTTGAATTAATGGGCTTTGTCGGCCTGGGTGCTACCAGTTCTCATGTCCTGCGCTGGGAGAATGGGGCCTCTGCACTTAGCAACCCAAGGGATGCTGCCTTTGGTCTTCTCTCCTTACCTGGGTTCATGGAGCAGTTGAGCCTACTCACGTCCAGGTAGGTCCTGTTCTCTAGGGAAGGGAGGATCTGGGAAGCAGCCATGGGGTTTTTGAATGTGCCCTGGGGAATCTCGTCCAGGACCCTGTGCAGAGTCTGGAGGCAGTTCCAGGCCCCGGGTTTGAGATAGCTGGATGAGACAGATAAGGCCTGTGGAGGACAGAGAGGAAGGCAGGGTTACCTGCTGGGGCCTGGCTGCCCACGCCCAACATGACTGTGATAGAGGACAAGACTGCAAGCAAaggcagctgggaaggggctACAAGAACACGTCCGGATGGCCCACCAGGGAGAGAGCAGAAGGGTGACTGGGATGTAGACAGAAGGGAGGGATATGTAAGGCCTTCTATCAGTGAGGGAATTTGCAGCCCAAATCCTCTGTTCTCTCTCTACCTGGCACTGAGCTGCCTCCATTTATGGCAATATGGTGTTAACTCTGGAACCTACCAATGACACAGTAATTGCTGACATTAACTATTCCACAGCTGAATTATCCAGATGCTCGGCAGTTGTGGGGAGGGTCTTTGGATTGTGGGTGAAGCTAGAATTCAGTCCTACCCCCTTTGATTCCCATTGGGACTCTGGTCCCTCACCTGCATAGCCAACCCGGTGCTGTAGATGTTCCCGATCACTCCATCTCGTCTCTTCTTAGCCAGGATTTTGTCCACTAGCCACTGCACGTTCTGTCTGATCTTCTTATGCACcttcggggggaggggctgcccccTGGTCTGCAGGCAGATCTGAGCCAGGACTGCCACCGCTGCAGTGTCTGTGGAGACCGGAAAAGTGGCTCAGATGGGACTACCACGCCAGAGAGA is a genomic window of Malaclemys terrapin pileata isolate rMalTer1 chromosome 4, rMalTer1.hap1, whole genome shotgun sequence containing:
- the LOC128836603 gene encoding transcobalamin-1-like — translated: MMRTLVTMLVGLLLLYLTPGGLCQGCAVNEAEHPLVRDLQKKMIYSVDASAPPNPSILLSLRLAQDHNMRIEQDMLNKLSQDAVQRAVVSFSSGQVALHILAQQASCSEPRRVSANSSTINLVHLLEQKFQAELQNIAIHGNPLTNFYQLSLDVLALCQLNGRLSPANASALLSPDHKKYYLGGQFSVDTAAVAVLAQICLQTRGQPLPPKVHKKIRQNVQWLVDKILAKKRRDGVIGNIYSTGLAMQALSVSSSYLKPGAWNCLQTLHRVLDEIPQGTFKNPMAASQILPSLENRTYLDVSRLNCSMNPDNLPLSTARPAPPTSCPPSISVTYTVADSLNNTFNNSISVTVPQGSVFFKVMEVAQDKDPSKFSFTYTQSSWGPYITSVQGLQADNNQRTYWQLLSNGIPLSQGAGDYVVSNSERLEVKFSVY